The genomic window TCCTCGACAGCACCGGCATGAAAGTCACTGGCAGTGATATCAACAATGACACGGACTTCAGCGGCACCGGCCGCAAGGTTCAGTACGATCCCGAGGTCCTGTTCGACATCACCGCCGGAAGCGGGAAGTACAGCCTCAGCCTGGAACAGGGGACGTGGCGGCAGCGATGAACCGCGACCAGGCCTTCACCCTGATGGAAATCCTGATCGTCATCGGGATCATCGGCATTCTGGCGGCCGTCGCAGCGCCCTCGTACCTGGCCTGGATCACCAGAACCGAACTCGAGCGGGCGGCCTCCCTGGTCGCAACCGAAATCCAGACGACCCGCAGCGCCGCGCGTAAAGGAACAGTCCAGACCATCTCGACGACCGCCAACAGCACCAGCATCGTCAGCCGCGGCGTGACCATTCCCCTGCCATCGGCAACAATCGATGCCGGTACCAGCCTGTCCTTTCAACCTCCGTTCGGCTCCATTCAGCCGGCCACCGGCAGCAAGGTCGCCGTCACGCCCGTCAACATCATCGTCCGGTCGACCCGCAACACCAATCTCTTCCGCACCGTCAGCGTCGTCAGCCTCATGGGCAAAGTGGTCGTGAAATGAACAGGACTCCGGGCTTCACCATCGTGGAACTGCTGGTCGCCATTGCCATTCTGGGGATCGTCCTGATGTCCATCGGAGCCATCCTGCCCGGCGTGGCCAAACTCAACCAGAACTCCAGGCAGGATCAGACCGTGGTCCTCGCCGGGCGAGCGTACTTCGAGCAGGTCCGCGCGGAACTGAAAAACAATTTCAACAGCAGTATCTCCGGAGTCACCGTGCCCGGCAACAATCAAAATGGCCTGTCATGCACCACCCAGGAAAGTGAACGGCTCAGCACCGTGACCGCCGGGGTCAAACTGAGTCGCACCGTCACCCTCAGGTGCACCGTGTCCGGCCGCGCCACGACCTTCACGCTGACCATCGCCAATCCGGACCTGGGAAAATCATGACGCGGCACCAGGGCTTCACCATCATCGAACTGCTGGTCGGCATGGCTATCCTGGCCATCCTGACAGCGGCGGTCTTCAGTTTTCAGCAGAGCACCACAGTATTCGCCGCCAGCCAGAACGGCCTCGCCCAGCGTCTCCAGACGGTCAACGACATCTCCGGTTACCTGGGCGACCGCCTGCGCGCCGCGAGTCGAATCGTTCCGGACGGCACGTCACTTCCCGACGGGACCGCGGCCAACACCTTGAAGAGTTGTGACCTGGGAGGAACCTCCCCTTGCATCGCGCTGGTGCTCCCAGTCGTGGAAGACAGCCGCGGCGCGCAGGCCTGCGGCACAACACCCGCCACTGAGCCGGGCCGAATCGTCGGCTGGACCCTGAACATCTACCGCTACGTTCCCCGGGCCGACCTGGACGTCTCGTTGAAGACCAGTACGCTGACCAGCCTGGACGGTGCCGCGCAGGCCCTCGTTGAGATTCAAATGGAAAATCCCAGCAGACCCGTTGTTGCGGCAGGATCGTGCGGCACTCTGCAGCCACTGCCGGATGCCACCAGTGCCTACACGTCCGTGCTCGGCCGGAACGTGATCACCGACTTGGCCGTTGTCGGGTCGAATCCGGGTTTCGAGTACGACGCCGTCAAGAAGTACGTCACCATGCGCCTGCGCACGGTAGAGTCGGTTAACGGCAAACTGGTGTACACACCCAGTGCTGATTTCTACACGTTGAGAGTCAACAGTCGCAACGTGGATTGACACCCGGCAGCGCCTGTGTGACGCCCGGTGATCCACAGCGGGGGTCGGCGCCAGGCGCCGCACCGATGCGGCGTGCATTCCCCAACTGCCTCGGGTTTCCCATCGCTCCATAGCTGACCCTTGCGTCACCTGAAGACTCCCTGGGTGTCGGCTGAAGGTCCGCTCTACGGCTGCTGAACGCTGTTGTCATCAGGGTTCCCGGTGTTCGCGGCACACTGTCGGTATGACCCTGATCCTTGCCCTGTCCGCCATCGCCATTCCCCTAATTACCCTGCCCGTCCTGTACCCGAACCGCGAGCAACGCGCAGAATGAGCTCCACTACCGAACCGGGGCACCTGACTTCAGGTGCCCCGGTCGCGTTGGTGACGCTTTACCGGGTGAGTGCGTAGGGGATGACGTGGGGTCGGCCGGTATCGGGGTCGGGCAGCAGGTGCGCTTTCAGACCGAAGACGTCGCGCAGCAGGTCGTGGTTCAGGACTGCTCCGGCCGGGCCGTGGGCGTACACCTCGCCCTCGCGCAGCGCGATCAGGCGGTCGCTGTAGCGCACGGCCTGGTTGAGGTCGTGCAGGACCATGACGACGGTCTTGCCCTGCTCGCGGTTCAGGCGCTGCGCGAGGTGCAGGACTTCGAGCTGGTGGGCCGGGTCGAGGTAGGTGGTCGGTTCGTCCAGCAGCAGGATGTCTGTCTGCTGCGCGAGGCTCATGGCGATCCAGGCGCGCTGGCGCTGCCCGCCGCTGAGCGCCTCGAGCGGCCGGGTGGCGAAGACCCGCATGCCGGTCTGGTCGAGGGCCCAGGCGACGGCCTCGCGGTCCTCGGGGCGGCGGACCGGGAAGCGGCCCTGGTGGGGGTGCCGGCCGAACCAGACGAGGTCTTCCACGCTCAGGCCCTCGGGCGCGGTCGGTCCCTGCGGGAGGATGGCGAGGCGGCGGGCGATCTCGCGGCTGGGTAGGGCGTGCAGCGCCTGTCCGTACAGTTCGATGTGGCCGGCCCCGGTGGGCAGCAGGCGGGCCAGCGCGCGCAGCAGCGTGCTCTTGCCGCAGCCGTTCGGGCCGATGATGGACGTGACCTGCCCGCCGGCGACCGTCAGGTCGAGGCCGGGAATGATCACGTTCTGGCCGTAGGCGAGGGTGAGCGCGTGGGTGCTCAGGGGGTCGGGGGTTCGGGCTTCACTCATGCGGACCGCCTCAGGAGGTACAGGAAGTAGGGAGCGCCGACCAGGGTGGTGAAGATCCCGGCGGGCACCTCCAGGGGGGGTAGCAGGGCGCGGCCCAGCGTGTCGGCGGCCAGGACGAGCAGCGCGCCGAGCAGCATGCTGACCGGCAGGCTCCGGGCGTGCCGGGCGCCCACGAGGAGCCGCGCCACGTGCGGAGCGAGCAGGCCCACGAATCCCAGGATGCCCGCGCCTGTCACGGCCGCGCCGGCGAGGGCCACGCCGACCGACAGGCTCAGCAGCCGGGTGGGCGTCACGCGCTGCCCGAGGGCCGTGGCGACGTCCTCGCCGAGGTTCAGGACGTCCAGCGTGCGGCTCAGGAGCAGGGCGGCGGGCAGCAGGATCAGCGCCCAGGGGAGCACGCGGGTCAGGCGGGCGGCGTCGGCGCCGTACACGGCGCCGGTCAGGAAGCTCAGGGCGCTGCCCAGTCCGTCCGGGGCGCGGACCAGCACGAGCTGCTGCGCGGCGCCCAGCGCGGCCGCGACCGCCACGCCGATCAGGGCCAGCCGCACCGGGTGCAGCGCCCCGCCCCGTTCCTGCGAGAGCAGCAGCACCAGCCCGAAGCCGCCCCACGCGCCTACCAGGGCGGCCCACGGCAGGCCCCCGGCGGGCGCGCCCGGCCACGCGAGCAGGAACACGGTCGCGGCCAGGCCTGCCCCGGCCCCCACGCCGATCAGGTCCGGGGAGGCCAGGGGGTTGCGGATCACGCCCTGCAGGATGGTGCCGCTCGCGGCGAACATCGCGCCGCACAGGAGGGCCACGCCCACCCGCGGGGCGCGCAGGTCGAGCACGAGCTGCCGGGTCAGGTCGTCGCCGCGGCCACTCAGGGCGGCCAGCACGTCGCGTGCGGGCGTGGGGACGGCGCCCAGGCCCAGGGCGAGCAGGGCCAGCGCGGCGCACGCGGCCAGCAGCGCCGCGCCGACGATCAGGGCGCGGCGGGCAGTGAAGCGGGCGGGCGGGGCGAGTACGCTCACGGGCCGTACTTGAAGGCGCTGCCGGGCGCGGCGTCCTGCAGGAAGCGGCTTTCGATGGTCTGCGCGAGCATCAGCTTCAGGGCGGTCGGGCCGCGCCCACGGGTCCAGTCGTCCCGGTTGAAGGTGTACACCCGCCCGCGTTTCACGGCCGGCAGCTTCTGCCACAGCGGGTTTTTCGCCCAGGACGCCGTGACGGGCGTCTCGTCGGGCGCGGTGAACAGCACCAGCGTCTGTGGCTGCAGCGCCACGAGGCCCTCGAGGCTCAGTTCATACTGCGTCTGGCCGTCCCTGACGGGCAGCTGGTTCCTGCGGCCCACCGCTTCCAGGAAGCTGCCGGCGAAACTTCCGGCCGTGTGCGCCGTGAACGAGGTCGGCGTGACCACCCCCGCCACGAACGCCGGGGCGCCCTTCCTGGCAAAGGCGCGGGCCTTGGTGATGAGGCTCTTCTGGTCGGCGAGCAGCTGCCGCGCGGCGGCCTCGCGGCCCACCAGACGGCCGATCAGCAGGGTCTGCTCGTTCAGCTGCTCCAGGTCCGCGCGGCGACTGGGGAACACCGCCGTGGGGGCCAGGCGGCCCAGGGCGGGCGCCACGTCCCTGTGCACCAGAGTGTCGGCCAGGATCAGGTCCGGGCGCAGCGCGGCGACGCCCTCCAGGCTGGGCTGCGCCCGGCTGCCGGTGGTGACGACGCCCACCACGCGGCCCCGCAGGTAGGGAGGAGCGCCCCGGTCCCCGCCCTGGGTGCCGAGGGCCGCGCCGACGGGCCGCACCCCCAGGGCGAGCAGGGTGTCCACGAAGGAGTATTCCAGCGCCACGACCCGCCGCGCGGGGGCGGGCAGGGTCAGGGTGCCGCGGTCGTGTGGGACGGTCACCGGCGCGGCGTGGGCCGGCACGGCGAGCGGGGACAGCAGGGTGGTCAGGATCAGGGCAGTGCAGCGGTTCATGGTGGGACTCCGTCTCAGGAACGCCCGACGCGGCGGGCGAGCAGGATGAAAAAGGGCGAGCCGGCGGCCGCGACCAGGATGCCGACCGGGGTCTCGGCCGGGCGGTCGATCAGGCGGGCCGCGACGTCCGCCAGCGGCAGGAACGCCGCGCCCAGCAGGGCCGCCAGCGGCAGCGAGGCGCGGTGGTCCGCGCCGCCCAGGGCGCGCGCGGCGTGCGGGACGATCAGGCCCACAAACCCGACCGGGCCGACCACGCTGACCGACCCGGCCGCCAGCAGCACGGCCAGGGCGGTGACGAGCGCGCGGTCCCGTCCGGTGCGGGCGCCCAGGCTGCGGGCCACGTCCTCCCCGAGGGTCAGGACGTTCACGCGCGCGGCCAGCAGCAGCGCGCCGGTCAGGCCCGCGAGCAGCCACGGCGCGACCTGCGCCAGCTGGTCCCAGGTGCGCCCGGCCAGCGAGCCGGACAGGGCGAACAGGGCGCCCTGGGCGCGGTCCTCGAACAGCAGCTGCAGCGCGCGGGTGGCGGCCCCGGCCAGGGACGCGACCGCCACGCCAGCCAGCGCCAGCCGCAGCGGCGTGATCCCGATGGACTGCGCCGCGCCGTAGGCGGCCAGGGCGGCCAGCGCGCCGCCCAGGAACGCGGCCGGCACGAACAGCGCGGCCGGCAGGGCCGGGTAGAACACCACCACGGTCAGCAGGGCCAGGGCGCCGCCGGCCTCCACCCCCAGGATGCCCGGGTCGGCCAGCGGGTTGCGGGTCACGCCCTGAAGCAGCAGGCCCGACACGGCCAGGGCCGCGCCGGCCAGCAGGGCGATCAGGGTGCGCGGCAGCCGCAGCGTGTGCACGACCAGGCTGTTCACGCTGTCGTCCGGGTGCAGCAGGAGCCGCGCGGCCTCGGGCAGGGGGATGTCGGTGGCGCCCAGCGCCAGGGACAGCAGACCGGCCAGCAGCGCGGCGAGCAGCGCCCCGGCGAGGACCGGCCATCGGGGCAGCGGGGGGCGGGTCACGGGGTGCTCCGGCGCGGGTGGGGCTGGGGGCGGGCGTCAGGCACGGGGGTGATTCTGGACCGCGGAACGGGACCGAATGCGGTGCGGGTCACAGTGCCGGGAGCTCCGGTGCGCGGGCCGGGAGGGTGTCGATGTCGCCCAGGACGTACTGCCGGACCTGCGAGCGCTCCGGCTGATGGCTCGAGCCGGGCAGGAGCAGGGGCTCGGCGTCGGTGACGGCCGCCCGGTACGCCACGGTCTGTCCGCCGAACCGGGCCGTCAGGGTGACGGTCTGGCCCTCCACCTGCGCGTCCCGCTCGGCGCGCAGCCACGCCCAGCCGTGACGGACGAGCAGCGCCCGGTCCAGCACCTGCGCGCGGGCGGGCAGCCCCGCGTAGCCGCGCAGGTGCCCGGCGACCTGCGCCGGGGCGACCTCGCGCCGCGCGACCTGCACGGCCAGCGCCGGGGTCAGGTGCGCCCACAGCAGCCCGGAGGGGAGGTCCACGGCCGTCGCGGCGAAGCGGTGGCCGCCGAAATGCCCGGTGCGCCAGGCGCGTTCCCCGGCGCGCTGCAGGGCCGCGTGGACCGGCACGCCGTAGCGGCCGCACGCGGCGTCCACGGTGCCGTGCGTGCAGACGTGCAGGTCCGCGCCGCGCGTGGGGGTCGGTTCGGCCTGCCAGTCCCGCAGCCGCGCCGGGTCGATCAGGGTGTCGTGCAGCCCGCGGGCCCACTCGCCCTGCGGGAGGTCGCAGCGGTAGTCCTGCCGCCGGTAGCCGCCGGGCCCACGCACGTAGTGGCGCACGCGCAGCGGCGCGCCCGGCGCGGTGGGGGCGCTCATGAGCAGCCCGAAGCCCGCGCCACTCGCCCCCACCTTCTCGCGCAGCGCGGCGAACACGGCCGACTGCGCGGGGGTCCAGGTGTCCACGGCGCGCAGCTGCGTCCACACCGGCACGTCCAGTTCCAGCACGGTCACCTCGGCCCAGTGGGGCGCGGTGCCGACCGGGTCCTCGCCGGCGCTGCGGGAGACGTCCGAGCAGAGGGTCAGGCGCGCGGCGGTCACTTCAGGGTCTCGAGGATGGCCTTCGTCAGCGCCGGGCTGTCGCGCAGGGAGACGAGCGGGCCGGCCCAGGGGCTGTTCGCCTCCTGGGTGTACAGCACCGTCTGGCCTTTCAGGCGCTGCCCCACGGCACTCTGCAGGAAGTCCTGCGCGCCGTTGTACTGCCCGCCGGGCGGGAACACGATCACCAGCGTGTCCCTGCTCAGCCCGAGCAGCGCCTCGTCGCTGATCACCCCGCCGACGCCCAGGACGTTCGCGTCTCCTTTCAGGCCGTCCTTGAAGCCCAGGGCGCGGACGTCCTCGATCAGGCGGGTTCGGGTGTACAGGTAGGTGCCGCCCCCCTTGAAGGGCGAGATCACCACCGCCCTGGGGTAGCGCCGGAATACCCCGGCGGCCTGAAGGGCGCGCGCGCCGGCGCGGTTGGTGTCGGCGACCTGCCGGATGAGCTTCTCGGCCTGTTCCTGCTTGCCGAAGACGCGGGCGAGGTCCCGCAGGCCCTTTTTCCAGTAGCCGCTGCCCTGTTCGCTGTAGCCCACCGTGGGGGCGATGCGGCTGAGCTGGGCGTAGTGGCCGTTGCCCTGCCAGGTGGCGCGCACGATCAGGTCGGGCTTGAGGGCCAGGATGGTCTCGAGGTTGGGCTGGGTCCAGTTGCCGACGAATTTCGCGCCACTGAGGTCGCCGCGGGCGAGGAAGGTGCCGCGGATGCGTTCGGGCTTGATGCGGCCGTCGGGCGTCAGGTCGCCGGGGCCGAGCACGGCGCTGCCGACGCCCACGAGGCGCGGGCTGACGCCCAGGGCGTAGATCCAGCCGAGCGCTTCCTCGTCGAGGGCGACGACGCGTTTGGGCTGGAGGGGTACGGTCGCGGTGCCCTCGTCGTGTGTGAGGGTCAGCGTGGGCGCCTGAGCGGCGAGGCTGGCGCTGGCGAGGGCCAGGGTGGTGAGGAGCGTGCGGCGCAACATGCGGCCCACCCTAGTTAAACCGAGCGGATTAGTCAAGTTTACACCCCACCGGGGGTTGGCCTCATGTGTGAATTTTCTCATCGTGCGCTCGGTCCCGACAGGCACACCATGGCAGTATGCTCGACCTTTCCCCTGACGCGGCGCAGCACCTGCGGAAGGCTGCCCGACTGAACGACTCCGAAGCATTCACCCTGCGCGCCCACGCCGCTGCGGCGCCCACCCAGGTCATCCACGACGCCATGATGGACCTCGCCGACCGCCACCTGCGCCTCGCCGTCCATCAGCGCCAGCTGGCCCGCGCCATGGACGACGCCCGCACCTCCGGCCGTCACGGCGGCGAGCTGTCCCGCAGCGCCTGACCACGACCCAGACCGGCCGCCTCAGCACCAACTGAGGCGGCCGGTCTGGTGTGGAATGCGCCGTCTCCGTCCAGCTCACCGCGGGGTTCAGGAGCGTCATGAGACCACCAGCACGCTCCTCACTATCGCGTCCAACCGCTGTGGCCCGCCGAAACTCCGCCCTGCCCGGTTCAGGGGCACCGAGGAGATGGTCCCGGCGCCCCTAAACCCCGCGGTCAGTGCGCCGTCAGCCGGTCGAGCGTGAAGTCGACCGGCACCCGCAGCAGGGCCGTGTCCAGGGGCGCCAGCGTCAGCGTGGAGGTCGCCGCGTCGCTGAGCGCGTCCACCGCGCCGTCTATTTGCACGGTCACCGGCTGTGGCCCGAAGTGGATCAGGTGCAGCAGCCGTCCGTCCGGCACGTCGCTGATCGTCACGTCCAGCCCGTCCGGCAGGTCGGCGGTTGCCACGCCTGCCCCGTGCAGGGCGCCGCGCAGCAGGTCCGTCAGGGCCGCCGCGCCTGGGCGGGTGGACAGGTAGTACGCGTGGCCCTGCCCGAAGGGGTGGCGGGTCACGGCGGGCTGCCCGGCGATGAAGTCCCCCTCGTAGGTGGCGAGGACCTCGGCGCCGTCGGCGTGCAGCACCTCGGTCCACTCGTGGACGGGGGTGACGCGGCCGTCGGCCCAGCGGACCTCGCGCGTTTCAGCGGTCTGAAGGGGCGCCCATTCCTCCACCCAGGCGCCCAGCACGTCCTGCAGGAGGCCCGGGTACCCGCCGGGCACGACGTGGTCGTCGCCGTCCACGACGCCGCTGTACGGCCCCATGACCAGCGTGCCGCCGCCCTCCACGAACGCCCGCAGCCCCTGCGCCGCGTCCGGCATCAGGAGGTACTGCTGCGGGAGGGTCACGGCCCGGTAGCCGCTCAGGTCAGCTTCCGGGTGGACGAAGTCCACGTTCACGCCCAGCGAGCGTAGCGCCGCGTACCACGCGCCCACCACGGGCAGCAGTGGCGTCACGGCGGGCTGGCTGGCCTGCGACAGCGCCCACCAGGAGTTCCAGTCGAACATGACCGCCACGTCGGCCTTCACGCGGGCGCCGCGCAGGAAGTCCAGTCCTTTCAGTTCCTGCCCGAGGTCACGCGCTTCCCGCCACACGCGGGAGCGTTCGGGCGGGACGTGGCCGACCAGGGCGCTGTGGTACTTCTCGGCGCCCGCCACGGACTGCCGCCACTGGAAGAACTGGATGCCGTCCGCGCCGCGCGCCAGGGCCTGCAGGCTCAGGGCGCGCATCAGGCCCGGTCGTTTGGGCGCGTTGCGGTCGCGCCAGTTCACGGCGCTCGTCGCCTGCTCCATCAGCAGCCAGCGCTGCCCGCCGCGCAGGGACCGGGTCAGGTCGAACACCATGCCCGCCTCCAGGTGCGGGGCCGCACCCGCCGGGTCGGGGTAGACGTCCACGGCGGCGACGTCCTCCTCCTGCGCCCAGCGGAAGTAGTCCAGGCCCGGCAGGAAGCCCAGGAAGTTCGTGGTGACCGGCACGTCCGGCGTCACGGCGCGCAGTACCTCCACCTCCGCACGGTGCAGGTCCAGGATGTTGTCGCTGGAAAAACGCCGCCAGTCCAGACCCTGGCTGGGGTTCGGGAAGCTGGGCGCGCGGCGGGGCGGCTGCACCTCGGCCCAGTCGCCGTAGCGCTGCGACCAGAAAGCGGTGCCCCAGGCGCGGTTCAGCTCAATCAGCGTCCCATAGCGGGCGCGCAGCCACTCGCGGAACCGCGCGGCGCACTGCGCGCAGTAGCACTGGTCGATGTGGCAGCCGTACTCGTTGTTCACGTGCCACAGCCGCAGCGCCGGGTGCTGACCGTAACGCTCGGCGACCGCGCGGGCCAGCCGGACGCTCAGCGCGCGGTAGTGCGGGTCGCTGGGGCAGTACAGCTGCCGCGCGCCGACTTCCAGCCGCACGCCGTCCACCGTCACCGGGCGCGAGTCCGGGTACGCCAGCGACAGCCACGGTGGGGGAGAGGCGGTCGCCGTGGCGAGGTTCACCCGCACGCCCCCCCCATGCAGCAGGTCCATGATCTCGTCCAGCCAGCCGAACTCGAACTGACCTTCACGCGGTTCGAGCTGCGCCCAGGAGAAGATCCCCAGCGACACGAGGTTCACCCCCGCCTCCTGCATCAGGCGGACGTCCTCGCGCCAGACCTCGCGCGGCCACTGCTCGGGGTTGTAGTCCGCGCCGTACGCCAGGGCGCCCAGATCGAAGTGGGGCATCAGTCCTTCACCGCGCCGCCCGCGATGCCTGCCACGAAGTGCCGCTGCAGCGCCAGGAACAGCGCCAGGAACGGCACGGTGGCGATCGCGGTGCCCACCATGATCCCGCCCCACGACACGCGCGTCAGGCCCACCAGGGTCCCCAGCGCGACCGGCATGGTGTAACTGTCCTTCTGCGTCAGCACGATCAGCGGCCACAGGTAGTCGTTCCAGCTCGCCAGGAACAGCAGGATCGCCAGCGCCGCCAGCGCGGGCCGCACGACCGGCAGCGCGATCTGCCAGAAGATCCGCACCTCGCTCGCGCCGTCGATGCGCGCCGCGGCCAGCAGGTCGTCCGGGACGGTCTGGAACGCCTGACGCATGTAGAAGATCCCGATGGTGTTCGCCAGGGTCGGCAGGATCACCGCCCAGTACGTGTTGCTCATCTTCAGGTCGCGGGCGACCAGGATGAACTGCGGGATGATCGTCACGAACGTCGGGATGGTCAGCGTCGCCAGGATCAACCCGAACAGGATGTTGCGGCCCGGGAAGTTGTACTTCGCGAACGCGAAGCCCGCCAGGCTGGTCAGCAGCATGCTCAGCAGCGTGTACGCCACCGAGATCACCGTGCTGTTCCCCAGCGCCCGCAGGAAGTTCGTGTCCGCCTGCAGCCCGTCGAAGTTCTCCTTGAACGCCCCGCCGAACCACAGGGGCGGGTTGGGGCTGAAGATCGCGGTTTCCGGGTGGGTGGAGAACACCAGCATCATCCACAGCGGCGCGAGGAACAGCAGCGCCAGCGGAATCAGCGCGAGGTGCAGCCACGTGGCGCTCGCGCGGTCACGGGCGGCCTTGCTGCGCATGGGGCGCGCGGCGGGGGCGGGTTTGACGGCGGTCACGAGTCCCTCCCGAACAGGCGCAGCTGCGCGAAGCTGAACACGGCGGCCAGCGCCGCCACCGCGTACGCGATGGCGCTGGCGTACCCGAAGTTGAACGACCGGAAGCCCTGCTGGTACAGGTACGTGCCCAGCGTCATGGTGGCGTTACCGGGCCCGCTGTTGGTGATCAGGGCGGGTTCGGTGAACAGCTGCAGCGTGCCGATCACGCTCAGCACCACGCAGAACAGCAGCGTGGGCCGCAGCAGCG from Deinococcus sedimenti includes these protein-coding regions:
- a CDS encoding pilus assembly FimT family protein, whose amino-acid sequence is MNRDQAFTLMEILIVIGIIGILAAVAAPSYLAWITRTELERAASLVATEIQTTRSAARKGTVQTISTTANSTSIVSRGVTIPLPSATIDAGTSLSFQPPFGSIQPATGSKVAVTPVNIIVRSTRNTNLFRTVSVVSLMGKVVVK
- a CDS encoding type II secretion system protein, with product MNRTPGFTIVELLVAIAILGIVLMSIGAILPGVAKLNQNSRQDQTVVLAGRAYFEQVRAELKNNFNSSISGVTVPGNNQNGLSCTTQESERLSTVTAGVKLSRTVTLRCTVSGRATTFTLTIANPDLGKS
- a CDS encoding type II secretion system protein — encoded protein: MTRHQGFTIIELLVGMAILAILTAAVFSFQQSTTVFAASQNGLAQRLQTVNDISGYLGDRLRAASRIVPDGTSLPDGTAANTLKSCDLGGTSPCIALVLPVVEDSRGAQACGTTPATEPGRIVGWTLNIYRYVPRADLDVSLKTSTLTSLDGAAQALVEIQMENPSRPVVAAGSCGTLQPLPDATSAYTSVLGRNVITDLAVVGSNPGFEYDAVKKYVTMRLRTVESVNGKLVYTPSADFYTLRVNSRNVD
- a CDS encoding ABC transporter ATP-binding protein, with the translated sequence MSEARTPDPLSTHALTLAYGQNVIIPGLDLTVAGGQVTSIIGPNGCGKSTLLRALARLLPTGAGHIELYGQALHALPSREIARRLAILPQGPTAPEGLSVEDLVWFGRHPHQGRFPVRRPEDREAVAWALDQTGMRVFATRPLEALSGGQRQRAWIAMSLAQQTDILLLDEPTTYLDPAHQLEVLHLAQRLNREQGKTVVMVLHDLNQAVRYSDRLIALREGEVYAHGPAGAVLNHDLLRDVFGLKAHLLPDPDTGRPHVIPYALTR
- a CDS encoding FecCD family ABC transporter permease, producing the protein MSVLAPPARFTARRALIVGAALLAACAALALLALGLGAVPTPARDVLAALSGRGDDLTRQLVLDLRAPRVGVALLCGAMFAASGTILQGVIRNPLASPDLIGVGAGAGLAATVFLLAWPGAPAGGLPWAALVGAWGGFGLVLLLSQERGGALHPVRLALIGVAVAAALGAAQQLVLVRAPDGLGSALSFLTGAVYGADAARLTRVLPWALILLPAALLLSRTLDVLNLGEDVATALGQRVTPTRLLSLSVGVALAGAAVTGAGILGFVGLLAPHVARLLVGARHARSLPVSMLLGALLVLAADTLGRALLPPLEVPAGIFTTLVGAPYFLYLLRRSA
- a CDS encoding ABC transporter substrate-binding protein, coding for MNRCTALILTTLLSPLAVPAHAAPVTVPHDRGTLTLPAPARRVVALEYSFVDTLLALGVRPVGAALGTQGGDRGAPPYLRGRVVGVVTTGSRAQPSLEGVAALRPDLILADTLVHRDVAPALGRLAPTAVFPSRRADLEQLNEQTLLIGRLVGREAAARQLLADQKSLITKARAFARKGAPAFVAGVVTPTSFTAHTAGSFAGSFLEAVGRRNQLPVRDGQTQYELSLEGLVALQPQTLVLFTAPDETPVTASWAKNPLWQKLPAVKRGRVYTFNRDDWTRGRGPTALKLMLAQTIESRFLQDAAPGSAFKYGP
- a CDS encoding FecCD family ABC transporter permease — encoded protein: MTRPPLPRWPVLAGALLAALLAGLLSLALGATDIPLPEAARLLLHPDDSVNSLVVHTLRLPRTLIALLAGAALAVSGLLLQGVTRNPLADPGILGVEAGGALALLTVVVFYPALPAALFVPAAFLGGALAALAAYGAAQSIGITPLRLALAGVAVASLAGAATRALQLLFEDRAQGALFALSGSLAGRTWDQLAQVAPWLLAGLTGALLLAARVNVLTLGEDVARSLGARTGRDRALVTALAVLLAAGSVSVVGPVGFVGLIVPHAARALGGADHRASLPLAALLGAAFLPLADVAARLIDRPAETPVGILVAAAGSPFFILLARRVGRS
- a CDS encoding sucrase ferredoxin; the encoded protein is MTAARLTLCSDVSRSAGEDPVGTAPHWAEVTVLELDVPVWTQLRAVDTWTPAQSAVFAALREKVGASGAGFGLLMSAPTAPGAPLRVRHYVRGPGGYRRQDYRCDLPQGEWARGLHDTLIDPARLRDWQAEPTPTRGADLHVCTHGTVDAACGRYGVPVHAALQRAGERAWRTGHFGGHRFAATAVDLPSGLLWAHLTPALAVQVARREVAPAQVAGHLRGYAGLPARAQVLDRALLVRHGWAWLRAERDAQVEGQTVTLTARFGGQTVAYRAAVTDAEPLLLPGSSHQPERSQVRQYVLGDIDTLPARAPELPAL
- a CDS encoding ABC transporter substrate-binding protein; this translates as MLRRTLLTTLALASASLAAQAPTLTLTHDEGTATVPLQPKRVVALDEEALGWIYALGVSPRLVGVGSAVLGPGDLTPDGRIKPERIRGTFLARGDLSGAKFVGNWTQPNLETILALKPDLIVRATWQGNGHYAQLSRIAPTVGYSEQGSGYWKKGLRDLARVFGKQEQAEKLIRQVADTNRAGARALQAAGVFRRYPRAVVISPFKGGGTYLYTRTRLIEDVRALGFKDGLKGDANVLGVGGVISDEALLGLSRDTLVIVFPPGGQYNGAQDFLQSAVGQRLKGQTVLYTQEANSPWAGPLVSLRDSPALTKAILETLK
- a CDS encoding beta-galactosidase, translating into MPHFDLGALAYGADYNPEQWPREVWREDVRLMQEAGVNLVSLGIFSWAQLEPREGQFEFGWLDEIMDLLHGGGVRVNLATATASPPPWLSLAYPDSRPVTVDGVRLEVGARQLYCPSDPHYRALSVRLARAVAERYGQHPALRLWHVNNEYGCHIDQCYCAQCAARFREWLRARYGTLIELNRAWGTAFWSQRYGDWAEVQPPRRAPSFPNPSQGLDWRRFSSDNILDLHRAEVEVLRAVTPDVPVTTNFLGFLPGLDYFRWAQEEDVAAVDVYPDPAGAAPHLEAGMVFDLTRSLRGGQRWLLMEQATSAVNWRDRNAPKRPGLMRALSLQALARGADGIQFFQWRQSVAGAEKYHSALVGHVPPERSRVWREARDLGQELKGLDFLRGARVKADVAVMFDWNSWWALSQASQPAVTPLLPVVGAWYAALRSLGVNVDFVHPEADLSGYRAVTLPQQYLLMPDAAQGLRAFVEGGGTLVMGPYSGVVDGDDHVVPGGYPGLLQDVLGAWVEEWAPLQTAETREVRWADGRVTPVHEWTEVLHADGAEVLATYEGDFIAGQPAVTRHPFGQGHAYYLSTRPGAAALTDLLRGALHGAGVATADLPDGLDVTISDVPDGRLLHLIHFGPQPVTVQIDGAVDALSDAATSTLTLAPLDTALLRVPVDFTLDRLTAH
- a CDS encoding carbohydrate ABC transporter permease, whose protein sequence is MTAVKPAPAARPMRSKAARDRASATWLHLALIPLALLFLAPLWMMLVFSTHPETAIFSPNPPLWFGGAFKENFDGLQADTNFLRALGNSTVISVAYTLLSMLLTSLAGFAFAKYNFPGRNILFGLILATLTIPTFVTIIPQFILVARDLKMSNTYWAVILPTLANTIGIFYMRQAFQTVPDDLLAAARIDGASEVRIFWQIALPVVRPALAALAILLFLASWNDYLWPLIVLTQKDSYTMPVALGTLVGLTRVSWGGIMVGTAIATVPFLALFLALQRHFVAGIAGGAVKD